The Edaphobacter flagellatus sequence CAGGTGAACTTTACGGACGCGGTCACGGTGCGGCTGCCGCATTCGGCTGCGGCATCGTTCGGTGCGCTGATGGAGGCGCAGCCTGTGAGCTATGGCGCTCTGCTGCATGTAGAGGAGAAGCACATTCTCTCGTTATCGCCGGAGCTGTTTTTCTCGGTAGATGCAGGCGCTGCGCGACGTATTGTGACGCGCCCGATGAAGGGGACGATGCCGCGCGGAATGGATGTGGCAGAAGATGCGGCGCAGGGGGCGAGGCTGGCGGCGGACGAGAAGAACCGCAGCGAGCACATCATGATCGTCGATCTGTTGCGTAACGATCTGGGCCGCATTTGCCGTATGGGTACGGTGCGCGCGGATGAGTTGTTTCGCGTGGAGCGTTACAGAACGCTGCTGCAGATGACCTCGACAGTGGAAGGTGTGCTGCGGGATGGACTCGGCTGGTACGAGATCTTTCGAGCGGTGTTTCCTTCGGGATCGATCACGGGTGCACCGAAGATTCGCACGATGGAGATTATTCGTGAGCTTGAGCGCGGATCGCGTGGTGTCTACACGGGGGGGATTGGCTATATCGCTCCTACGGGAGCGGCTGCGTTCAATGTTGCGATACGCACGCTGGTGGTGGAGAACGGTGAGGGGGGCATGGGAGTGGGTGGTGGCATTGTGGCAGATTCCGAACCAGAAGCGGAGTATCGCGAGTGCCAGTTGAAGGCTCGTTTTCTAACGACTCCCCGGCGCGAGTTTCAGCTGATCGAGACAATGCTGGCTGCTGGAGGCGATGTGAAGATGCTGCCGCTGCACATGGAGCGGCTTGCGGATTCGGCAGCGTATTTTGATTTTGTGTTCGATCGTGCAGCAGTAGAGAAGCAGGTTACTGCATACGTGTGTGGATTACCTGATGGTGCGCGGTATCGTGTGCGTCTGTTGCTCCATGCTTCCGGAGTAGCGACGTTCTCTCATTCGGTGCTTGCGGAGGAAGATGCGCGTGATGTTGCGGTGAAGATCTCCGATAAGCGCGTGAACTCGAAGGATGTTTTTCTCCGCCATAAGACGACGCTGCGTGCGCTCTATGACGAAGAGTTTGCCAAGGCGCGGGCGGAAAGGTTTGACGAGGTGCTGTTCGTCAATGAGCGTGGGGAATTGACGGAGGGAGCGATCAGTACGGTGTTTCTTCGTTGCGAGGGAAGGCTGCTGACGCCGCCGCTTGAGTCGGGTGTGTTGCCTGGCGTCCTGCGTAGGCAGGTGCTGGCAACGGAGCCTGCGGAAGAGTGCGTTTTTCGCATTGAGGATATTGAAAATGCCGAGGTGTACATCGGCAATTCTGTTCGCGGGCTGCGGCGCGTTACCCGGATAGAGATGGCAGAGGCAAGTGCGATCAATGCTTTGCAGAAGACGGTTCGGCATAGGGTGCCCGGTAACCTGGACGGTTAGCGGACGGCTATTGCAGAGTTTCCCTCCATTGACGATGATGGATGGTCGCTCGGCGTATTGGGGCGGTGTACGTCTGAAGTGTAAGGAGTTGGCTGATGAGATCGCAGGACGGCGTGTTGTGGCAACTACTGGAGTCGCTGGCGGGGCAGGAGCGTTGCGCCCGCCTTTTCCGTGTGTTGGTGATTCATCAGGATCTGACAGGTGATCCGGGACCTCGTGTTTCGCGCGCGGTGCTGGCGCAGGCGTTGAACATGCTGTTGTTTGAAGACCTGCTGCATCGCGTGCCAGCGGCAACACTCTATGTGGACCGCTGTGTCGCGCAGGGGCGTACGGTGATGCACGATCATGGCGCAGTGCGCACGGTAGCGTTGCAGGGAATGGGTGCGCTGCCGGCAGGACAGGAGGCGATTGTGCGCATCCTGCGACCGTTGGGGTATGGGCTGAATGGGGTGTATCCGCTGGAGAGGCTGCGTATGACGGGCCGCTCGTATGCGCAGGCCGATTATCCGGAGGAGATTGCGCAGTTCTTTATCAGCGAGCTGCATGCGGAGCGGTTCTCGCCAGACTTTCAAGCTGCGGTGAAGCGTGTGACGTCGACCTCGAAAGATCCAGTGACGCCGGAGGCTGTCGAGCTGCTGAAGAAGCTGGAGAAGGAGCGCAGCCTGTCATTGGAAGAGGCGCAGGAGCTGTTGCCGGTGCTGGTGAAGGTCTTCGACCGGCAGCATGACGATCCGGCGCTGGCCGACTACCAGGTACTGCAGGCTGAATCGCCGGAGATGGCATGGATTTCAACCGAGGGGAATGCCTTCAATCATGCGACGGATCGTGTGGAGGATGTCGACAAGCTGTCTGATGAGTTGAAGGCATTGAAACAGCCGATCAAGGAATCGGTGGAGACGTCTCAGTCGGGCCGGGTACGGCAGACGGCGTTTCAGGCGGCGCGGGTACAGCGCAGCTTCCGTTGTGCGGATGGCAGCATGATTCAGAAAGAGGTGCCGGGCTCGTTCTATGAGTTCATCACGCGACTGCACATGCCCGAGAAAGATGGAAAGCGGCCGCTTGACCTGAGTTTTGACAGCTCGAATGCGCAGGCGATCTTCAAGATGACGGCGAGCACGAAACCGACTGCCGCGGACGTAAAGCAGTAGCTTCATTAGCAAAATTTGTCCAGATGCCGGGTTGGGCAGGTGTCAATCCTGCCACGCGCGCAGTAGCATGAGACAAAACGACGAAAAGAGATAGTCCAGTTGTCCACGACCACGACTTCCGCATCCGCCTCACCCTTTGTGCTTCTTCCCAGCTCGCATGCGCGGGCGCATGACCAGTTTGACGGTGCTGCAGCGCTGGAACAGGCGCTGAAGCAGAAGATTCGTGGCGAGGTACGTTTCGATGCTGCTTCGCGCGCGCTGTATGCGACAGACGCCTCAAATTACAGGCATATTCCTATCGGCCTGGTGGTTCCACTGGACGAAGAGGATGTGATTGCAACGGTGGCTGTCTGTCGTGAGTTTGGTGCGCCGGTGTTGTCGCGTGGTGGCGGAACGTCGCTGGCCGGGCAGACGACGAATGCGGCGGTGATTCTCGACTTCTCGAAGTACATGAACAAGATGGGACCGGTGGACCCGGTGAGCCGCACCGTCCATGTACAGCCCGGTATTGTGCTGGACCGCGTGCGCGAGGCAGCGGAGAAGTTCGCCCTCACGTATGCGCCTGATCCGGCAACGCACAGTCGCTGCACGATTGGCGGCATGATCGGCAACAACTCCTGCGGTGTGCATGCGCTGATGGGCGGCAAGACGGTGGACAACATCCATTCGCTCGATATTTTGCTGTACGACGGTACGCGGATGACGGTGGGTGTGACGAGCGATGAGGATCTGCAACAGAAGATTGCTGCCGGTGGCCGCGTGGGCGGCCTGTATGCGGGGCTGAAGGAGATTCGAGATCGCTATGCTGATCTCGTCCGGCAGAAGTTCCCAAATATTCCGCGGCGTGTCTCCGGTTACAACCTGGATGAACTGCTGCCGGAGAACAGTTTCAACGTGGCTCGCGCGCTGGTGGGCAGTGAGGGCACCTGCGCAATCATTCTTGGAGCGACGCTGAACCTAGTGGAGAGTCCGCAGTTCCGTACGCTGGTGGGAGTTGGCTTTGAGGATGTTTTTGTTGCGGCGGATCATGTCCCGGCGGTACTGAAATTCAAGCCGATCGGATTGGAGGGCATGGATGGGCTGCTGCTCGATTCACTGCGCTCAAAGCAGAAGGCGCTGAACGATATTCCCCTGCTGCCGGAGGGGCGGGGATTTCTGCTGGTTGAGTTCGGCGGCAACTCACAGGTTGAAGCCGATGAGAAGGCGCGTGCGTTTGCGGCTGCCTTTGAATATGCAGCGGAGTCGCGCATCTATAACCACGATGAGGCGCATCGCGTCTGGGCTATTCGAGAGTCGGGTCTGGGAGCAACTTCCTTCGTGCCGGGCAAGCGCACCGGCTGGGAGGGGTGGGAGGACGCGGCGGTTTCGCCGGAGCAGCTTGGCTCGTACCTGCGCGCCATCTTTGCGTTGATGCAGGAGTATGACTACTGGGCTCCGATGTACGGCCACTTCGGACAGGGTTGCGTGCATATGCGGTTGAGCTTCGACCTGGAGACGCCGCAGGGCATTCTCAACTTCCGCGAGTTCATGGACAAGGCTGCAGACATCGCTCTGGCGCACGGCGGCTCGCTCTCGGGCGAGCACGGCGATGGGCAAGCACGTGGTGCTCTGCTGCCGAAGATGTTTGGGCCGGAGCTGATCGAGGCTTTCCGCAAGTTCAAACGGCTTTTTGATCCGGACTATAAGCTGAACCCACATAAGCTGATTGATCCTCATGAGATTCACGAGGACCTGCGGCTGGGCGTGGACTACAAGCCCTGGGAGCCGAAGACGCACTTCGCTTTTGCGGAGGACAATGGTTCATTCGCTCGTGCCACGCTGCGATGTGTTGGCGTGGGTGCGTGTCGCAAGGCCGATGCAGGCACGATGTGTCCGAGTTACATGGCGACGGGCGAAGAGCAGCACTCGACGCGTGGGCGAGCGCATCTGCTGTGGGAGCTGATGCAGCGCGAGGTGTTGCCGAACGATTGGGCGAACGAACAGGTGCGGGAATCGCTGGACCTGTGTCTCTCGTGCAAGGCGTGTAAGAGCGAGTGTCCCGTGAGCGTGGACATGGCGACGTACAAGGCTGAGTTTCTGTCACATCATTACGAGCATCACACGCGGCCGCTGGCGCACTATGCGTTTGGGCGTATCGACCAGTGGGCGAGGCTGGCGTCGATTGCTCCGGGGATTGTGAACGCGATCAACAATGCTCCGGGGATTTCGAGCCTGATCAAGCGTGTGTTGCATATTCATCCCAGCCGCAGTTTTCCGAAGTTTGCCAAGGCGTTTACGCCGGATCGCCGGATGGCTCGCGATGCGCGGCGCAGGCGTGGCGATCGCAGGGAGCCGCTTCCGGCGGATGCGCCGAAGGTTTTTCTATGGGCCGATACCTTCAACAACTACTTCCATCCAGCGACAATGCGTGCGGCACATCAGGTGCTGACGACGGCGGGTTTTCGCGTTACTCTACCGAATCATCATCTGTGCTGCGGTCGTCCGCTGTACGACTTCGGCCTGTTGGATACGGCCAAGAAGTATCTGGTGAAGGTAATGGATGCGCTGACCGCTGAGATTGAAGCAGGCACACCGGTTGTTGTACTGGAACCGAGCTGTGCTACGGTCTTTCGCGATGAGCTGGTGAATCTGTTTCCGAACGATCCAAGGGCTGCGAAGCTGCGATCGCAGATCTTTCTGCTAAGCGAATTTCTTGTGCGTTATGCACCGGAATATGAGCCGCCGAAGATTGAAGGCAAGATTGTTCTGCATGGGCACTGCCATCACAAGTCCGGCCCTGGCATGGCGGATGAGGTGAAGGTGCTGCGTGCGACTGGGGCTGAGGTGGAGCTGCTGGATTCCGGCTGCTGCGGCATGGCGGGGCCGTTTGGATTCGAAGAGGATAAATACGAGATCTCGCAGACGCTGGGCGACCGTGTGCTGCTGCCGGCTGTGCGTAAGAACAAGAACGCCATCATTGTTTCGGACGGCTTCAGCTGTTGCGAACAGATTACGCAGAATACGGATGCACGACCGAAGCATCTGGCCGAGGTGCTGGCTGAGGCGGAGCAGGATTAGTAGCGAAGCTCTCCGATGAAGACGCCGAAAGGTGGTAGCGTCATGCCGTCCAGATGCATGCCACCCATAGCGTTGTCGGAGCGCAGTACGGTGCGGAGAAAGCTTCCCTTGAGCCGTAAGCGCTGGATGTCAGCCTTCAGCGAGATGGTGACCGGTTGCGCAGAGAGATTCTCGACGACAACGATTGCTGGTGTAGCGGGTGACACAGCCTGCGGTTTGCGAACCCACGCGAGGACGTTCTGGTCGTCGTGATTGAGTGTCATCATCGCGCCGGAGCTGATCGTGCGATTGCTGTGTGTCAGCGCGCTGAGCTGGCGGTACCAGTTCAGCAGCGATGCAGGACTGGCGTTGCCTGCGGCTACGCTTCCTGGAGCCGGCTGTTGGCCTTTCTTCGGCTCATCAAAGAAGACTTTGGAGTCGTCTTGCGTTGAACCTGTCAGGCCAAGCTCCTGACTGTAGAAGAGCATGGTCGCGGCGCGTGTCGTTAACAGCATGGTGGCGACCTGTTTTGCGATTTCGACGTTGTGTGTGCTGTCGCCATAGCGTTCGATGCTGCGTTTGAGCGCGGGCGCATCGGAGAAGAGCAGCGGGATGCTGCGACCCTGATCAGCCAACTGTTGCGTGGCTTCGAGAGCGGGGCGCACTGCCGATGCGGTGAATTTTTCCTGGGTTCCTGCGCGTCCATCGGCTACGAGCTGCGAAGCGTCGGAGCCTCGCGCCTGCGCGTCGATTGAGGCGAGGTCGGAGATGACGATGCGCTGTCCTGCGAAGCTGCTAGCGGCGCGACGCACTTCAGCGAGTTGCGCTGAAGATGCTCCTGGGATGTAGAAACCGGCAACGCCGTGAGCGAGCCAGAGTCGCGAGGTTGCGTTGAGATCGGCGGCGTGGGGATCGAGCTGGACCAGCACGCGGATATTGAATTGACTGGCATTGCGAACGATCTCATCGAAATCATCGAGCGTTCCGAGTGCCGGATCGATCGCCTGTGTGACATTGTTGCTGAGTGGAGTGAGCAACAGCGCGTCGACTCCGATGGAATGGATGTAGTCGAGATGCGTGGCGAGCGAATGCAGGCCGTCGAAACCGCGAGGATCGGCCTGGTAGATGACGCTGTGTTTCCACCACGGTGCTGAGGTCATACCAGAACCTGCCCATCCGGGGCGAGCCAATGTTTGCGCAGGTACAGCGATGGAAAAAGCGAGAGCAGAAGCAAACGCAACGGCTCGTAGGATGTGGCGGGTAAAACGTAGGCTCGGCATAAGCGGATGGTCCGATTGTTGCTGTGCTTCAATCTGCGGACTCGGCCGTCTGAGCCTGCGTTTGTCTCTATTTACGATGCTACTCCGATCACAGATGATTGCTTTGATCGATAGAGTATGGACGAAGCGGGAAGTGTAACCGTACCAGCATTTCGAGAAATTATGAGGGTTCATTCATTCATCTGCTTCGAAAGAAGCTCACATTGAGCTTGTCAGACCACGCCTTATTCAGTACATTCAAACAACACGGTATACAAATGAC is a genomic window containing:
- a CDS encoding DUF1338 domain-containing protein — translated: MRSQDGVLWQLLESLAGQERCARLFRVLVIHQDLTGDPGPRVSRAVLAQALNMLLFEDLLHRVPAATLYVDRCVAQGRTVMHDHGAVRTVALQGMGALPAGQEAIVRILRPLGYGLNGVYPLERLRMTGRSYAQADYPEEIAQFFISELHAERFSPDFQAAVKRVTSTSKDPVTPEAVELLKKLEKERSLSLEEAQELLPVLVKVFDRQHDDPALADYQVLQAESPEMAWISTEGNAFNHATDRVEDVDKLSDELKALKQPIKESVETSQSGRVRQTAFQAARVQRSFRCADGSMIQKEVPGSFYEFITRLHMPEKDGKRPLDLSFDSSNAQAIFKMTASTKPTAADVKQ
- the pabB gene encoding aminodeoxychorismate synthase component I; translation: MPAWTHLPAYLRTLAANSRGGVLLETARFDEGNRYSHLFLHPVETIEARSLDEIPRLFERLERALAQGRYLAGYLSYECGEHFALARGQRWQSKVSRDALPLAWFGVYERPFVFDHVAGGFVGEAPHSDVVVEAIPEKAVEDAAPKLEIAERAYVQAIETIKRYIEAGDTYQVNFTDAVTVRLPHSAAASFGALMEAQPVSYGALLHVEEKHILSLSPELFFSVDAGAARRIVTRPMKGTMPRGMDVAEDAAQGARLAADEKNRSEHIMIVDLLRNDLGRICRMGTVRADELFRVERYRTLLQMTSTVEGVLRDGLGWYEIFRAVFPSGSITGAPKIRTMEIIRELERGSRGVYTGGIGYIAPTGAAAFNVAIRTLVVENGEGGMGVGGGIVADSEPEAEYRECQLKARFLTTPRREFQLIETMLAAGGDVKMLPLHMERLADSAAYFDFVFDRAAVEKQVTAYVCGLPDGARYRVRLLLHASGVATFSHSVLAEEDARDVAVKISDKRVNSKDVFLRHKTTLRALYDEEFAKARAERFDEVLFVNERGELTEGAISTVFLRCEGRLLTPPLESGVLPGVLRRQVLATEPAEECVFRIEDIENAEVYIGNSVRGLRRVTRIEMAEASAINALQKTVRHRVPGNLDG
- a CDS encoding FAD-binding and (Fe-S)-binding domain-containing protein, which gives rise to MSTTTTSASASPFVLLPSSHARAHDQFDGAAALEQALKQKIRGEVRFDAASRALYATDASNYRHIPIGLVVPLDEEDVIATVAVCREFGAPVLSRGGGTSLAGQTTNAAVILDFSKYMNKMGPVDPVSRTVHVQPGIVLDRVREAAEKFALTYAPDPATHSRCTIGGMIGNNSCGVHALMGGKTVDNIHSLDILLYDGTRMTVGVTSDEDLQQKIAAGGRVGGLYAGLKEIRDRYADLVRQKFPNIPRRVSGYNLDELLPENSFNVARALVGSEGTCAIILGATLNLVESPQFRTLVGVGFEDVFVAADHVPAVLKFKPIGLEGMDGLLLDSLRSKQKALNDIPLLPEGRGFLLVEFGGNSQVEADEKARAFAAAFEYAAESRIYNHDEAHRVWAIRESGLGATSFVPGKRTGWEGWEDAAVSPEQLGSYLRAIFALMQEYDYWAPMYGHFGQGCVHMRLSFDLETPQGILNFREFMDKAADIALAHGGSLSGEHGDGQARGALLPKMFGPELIEAFRKFKRLFDPDYKLNPHKLIDPHEIHEDLRLGVDYKPWEPKTHFAFAEDNGSFARATLRCVGVGACRKADAGTMCPSYMATGEEQHSTRGRAHLLWELMQREVLPNDWANEQVRESLDLCLSCKACKSECPVSVDMATYKAEFLSHHYEHHTRPLAHYAFGRIDQWARLASIAPGIVNAINNAPGISSLIKRVLHIHPSRSFPKFAKAFTPDRRMARDARRRRGDRREPLPADAPKVFLWADTFNNYFHPATMRAAHQVLTTAGFRVTLPNHHLCCGRPLYDFGLLDTAKKYLVKVMDALTAEIEAGTPVVVLEPSCATVFRDELVNLFPNDPRAAKLRSQIFLLSEFLVRYAPEYEPPKIEGKIVLHGHCHHKSGPGMADEVKVLRATGAEVELLDSGCCGMAGPFGFEEDKYEISQTLGDRVLLPAVRKNKNAIIVSDGFSCCEQITQNTDARPKHLAEVLAEAEQD
- a CDS encoding alpha-amylase family glycosyl hydrolase, yielding MTSAPWWKHSVIYQADPRGFDGLHSLATHLDYIHSIGVDALLLTPLSNNVTQAIDPALGTLDDFDEIVRNASQFNIRVLVQLDPHAADLNATSRLWLAHGVAGFYIPGASSAQLAEVRRAASSFAGQRIVISDLASIDAQARGSDASQLVADGRAGTQEKFTASAVRPALEATQQLADQGRSIPLLFSDAPALKRSIERYGDSTHNVEIAKQVATMLLTTRAATMLFYSQELGLTGSTQDDSKVFFDEPKKGQQPAPGSVAAGNASPASLLNWYRQLSALTHSNRTISSGAMMTLNHDDQNVLAWVRKPQAVSPATPAIVVVENLSAQPVTISLKADIQRLRLKGSFLRTVLRSDNAMGGMHLDGMTLPPFGVFIGELRY